A window of the Megalopta genalis isolate 19385.01 chromosome 2, iyMegGena1_principal, whole genome shotgun sequence genome harbors these coding sequences:
- the LOC117225479 gene encoding 17-beta-hydroxysteroid dehydrogenase 13 isoform X1 codes for MFVYLYRQSVKDFRTDIIRRSFRPPKMLLRVYSLFILMCDLITLFAKINYEILIAIYGTICPPPQKKVFREVAVVVGGGHGIGKELAFLLSKWGVNVACIDTVDGHIIPDEYALGEIRPYICNITNKERLINTVASIQARFGDITMLFYCSIPSPASLLQNNPDPDVTHTINLTIISYFWLLEKILPSMKSKNKGHIVFLSSVAGLSSATTEHSSRVLLSAAQFAIQGLAESLHTELRHSNCDVIVTLVHIYPFIIDAESARDIRSRIPSFLGTMPAAEAAQKILDGVRRNYVEFSIPGYLLYLKHILRILPKSASFMLRDFLDTGVDFG; via the exons ATGTTTGTGTACCTTTATCGGCAGTCAGTTAAAGATTTTCGAACG GATATAATACGGAGAAGTTTCAGACCACCGAAAATGTTACTCAGAGTATATTCTCTTTTTATTCTAATGTGTGATCTTATAACACTTTTTGCCAAGAtcaattatgaaattttaattgcAATATATGGAACAATCTGCCCTCCACCACAGAAAAAAGTGTTTAGAGAAGTTGCAGTG GTTGTTGGTGGTGGACATGGAATAGGCAAAGAACTGGCATTTCTTTTAAGTAAATGGGGTGTCAATGTTGCTTGTATAGATACAGTAGATGGTCATATCATCCCGGATGAATACGCATTAGGTGAAATAAGACCATATATTTGCAATATCACTAATAAGGAACGT TTGATCAATACTGTGGCAAGCATTCAAGCAAGATTTGGTGATATTACAATGCTTTTTTATTGTTCTATACCAAGTCCTGCATCCTTGCTTCAAAATAATCCTGACCCTGACGTAACTCACACAATCAACTTAACAATTATTAGCTACTTTTGG TTACTGGAAAAAATTCTGCCTTCAATGAAATCAAAAAATAAGGGTCACATAGTATTTCTGTCTTCTGTGGCTGGTCTATCAAGTGCTACTACTGAGCACTCGAGCAGAGTCTTACTATCTGCTGCACAGTTTGCTATTCAAGGACTAGCTGAATCACTTCATACTGAATTAAGACATTCTAATTGTGACGTTATAGTTACATTAGTCCATATTTATCCATTTATTATAGATGCAGAATCAGCTAGAGATATTCGTTCTAG AATACCGAGTTTTCTGGGCACAATGCCTGCCGCGGAAGCGGCTCAGAAAATTTTAGATGGAGTCCGTCGAAATTATGTGGAGTTCAGCATACCTGGGTATCTGTTGTATTTGAAACACATCCTCAG aatacttccaaaaTCGGCATCGTTCATGTTGCGCGACTTCTTAGATACTGGAGTTGATTTTGGATAA
- the LOC117225479 gene encoding 17-beta-hydroxysteroid dehydrogenase 13 isoform X2, translated as MDIIRRSFRPPKMLLRVYSLFILMCDLITLFAKINYEILIAIYGTICPPPQKKVFREVAVVVGGGHGIGKELAFLLSKWGVNVACIDTVDGHIIPDEYALGEIRPYICNITNKERLINTVASIQARFGDITMLFYCSIPSPASLLQNNPDPDVTHTINLTIISYFWLLEKILPSMKSKNKGHIVFLSSVAGLSSATTEHSSRVLLSAAQFAIQGLAESLHTELRHSNCDVIVTLVHIYPFIIDAESARDIRSRIPSFLGTMPAAEAAQKILDGVRRNYVEFSIPGYLLYLKHILRILPKSASFMLRDFLDTGVDFG; from the exons ATG GATATAATACGGAGAAGTTTCAGACCACCGAAAATGTTACTCAGAGTATATTCTCTTTTTATTCTAATGTGTGATCTTATAACACTTTTTGCCAAGAtcaattatgaaattttaattgcAATATATGGAACAATCTGCCCTCCACCACAGAAAAAAGTGTTTAGAGAAGTTGCAGTG GTTGTTGGTGGTGGACATGGAATAGGCAAAGAACTGGCATTTCTTTTAAGTAAATGGGGTGTCAATGTTGCTTGTATAGATACAGTAGATGGTCATATCATCCCGGATGAATACGCATTAGGTGAAATAAGACCATATATTTGCAATATCACTAATAAGGAACGT TTGATCAATACTGTGGCAAGCATTCAAGCAAGATTTGGTGATATTACAATGCTTTTTTATTGTTCTATACCAAGTCCTGCATCCTTGCTTCAAAATAATCCTGACCCTGACGTAACTCACACAATCAACTTAACAATTATTAGCTACTTTTGG TTACTGGAAAAAATTCTGCCTTCAATGAAATCAAAAAATAAGGGTCACATAGTATTTCTGTCTTCTGTGGCTGGTCTATCAAGTGCTACTACTGAGCACTCGAGCAGAGTCTTACTATCTGCTGCACAGTTTGCTATTCAAGGACTAGCTGAATCACTTCATACTGAATTAAGACATTCTAATTGTGACGTTATAGTTACATTAGTCCATATTTATCCATTTATTATAGATGCAGAATCAGCTAGAGATATTCGTTCTAG AATACCGAGTTTTCTGGGCACAATGCCTGCCGCGGAAGCGGCTCAGAAAATTTTAGATGGAGTCCGTCGAAATTATGTGGAGTTCAGCATACCTGGGTATCTGTTGTATTTGAAACACATCCTCAG aatacttccaaaaTCGGCATCGTTCATGTTGCGCGACTTCTTAGATACTGGAGTTGATTTTGGATAA